A region of the Halostella limicola genome:
ACCCGACTGGCGTCAAGATCGTCGACCGCGTCGAACAGCGCCAGTTCACCTTCCGCACCGCGGATCCCGTCGATCCGTCGACGATCGACACGGACGGGTTCCGGTTCCCCGTCACGCACGCCTGTCGGTTCGAAACGGGCGGCCTGTATTTCGACAGGCTCGACGGCGTTTGCGTTCGCAACGCGGACGGCGACTTCCTCGCGACGGTAAACTCTCACGAACGGCACGCGTTCGACTCGGGGTCGTACAGCGTCGATATCGGCGGCCCCGTCAAAGTGTACTTCCGCGTCGCCGACTCGATGGTCCTCGAAACCGGAGCCAACCACCTCTACATCGACTTCGGCGGGACGCCGACGATCGACTTCGGTTCGCGGTCGTACCACAAAACCCCGGCGGCGACGATCACGGTTCCCGACGACCCGTACGACCTGATGGCCGCCGTCAGCGCCCTGTCCTCGGCACTGAAGACGACCTCCTGCGAGCGGTCGTACCCCACGCTCCGGGGCCATCCCCCGCTTCTCACACCCGGTGAGGAACTCCACGTTCCCGACGAACTCGAATCGCCGAACACAGGGATCCGGATCTACGTCCCTCCCGAGTACAGGCACATCTACACCGTCTCGTCGCTGGCGTTTTACCTCGGCGCCGACGTCGTACCCGGCGAGGTCCCGCGCATCGAGACCGCCGGCGGGTTCGAGTGGGAACTCGCGAGTAGGCGGTGGTTCGAGGACGAGGTGGCCCGCGTCCTCAAGCAGATCTTCTTCCTCGACTGCATCGTTCGCACCGAGGGCCTGTACCAGATCGACCTCCGGGAGCGGCAGATGGTCGAACCCCACCTGCCGTTCGAACTGTCGGACCTGTACGGCCGTCCGCTGCGAGAGCAGATCCAGCAGTATCTGAAGGTCCCGTACGACCTCGTGACAGAGTACGTCCCGGACTGGAGTCTCACGGCACACATCCCGTCGAGCCCCGACGGCATCCGGCCGCTACCGTTCGTCGTCAACGATCTCGGGATCGTTCGGGAGCCCCGCGGGACGCGGATCTCCCAGCCGAGAACGCCCGTGGCGTCGTACTCCCGTTCGCCCGGGAACGCGGCCGGCGCGGGACAGCAGACCGCTTCGAAACCGCTGTTGCGCTCCGACGCTCAGGACGTGACCGATTCGAATGTCCTGGTCGAGCCGGAGACGACGAACGAGTCGATCGAACACGCCTGGTTCGGCGACCACGTTCCGCGGGGCGCGACGAAGGCGACGGTCGAGGCGTTCGAGAACCGCCTGTCCCGGGACGAGCGGACGAACCAGATCGACATCGCGGTCGTCTGCAACGACGAACGGATGCTCGACGAGTACGATTCGCTCGACGGCGTCTACGGCAGCCGGGAGGAGCTCCCGTTCAACGTCGAATCGCACACCCAGTTGTCGAAAGAGGAGTTGGCCGCAGTGCTTCGGGACGGCGGTCACGACTTCCTCCACTACATCGGCCACGCGACGCCCGACGGGCTGCGCTGTGCCGACGGAAAGCTCGACGTGAGAGAACTGGACTCCGTCGACGTCGAGGTGTTCCTGCTCAACGCCTGTCGCTCGTACAATCAGGCGAAGGCGCTGGCAGAACGCGGTGCAACAGGCGGCGTCGGCACGTTGAGCGACATCGTCAACGAGCACGCGGTCGAGATCGGAAAGGCGATGGCTCGGCTTCTGCACGTCGGGTTCCCGCTCCGCGTGGCGCTGCAACTCGTTCGAGACCACACGTCGATCGGCGATCAGTACCTCATCGTTGGGGACGGCAGCGCGGATATGGCCCAATCGGGTGGAGGAGCGACCATCATTTGCGATATCAGCGCGAACGGAAAAGAGACGTACGACCTCCAGATCGCGGCGTATCCTACCCAAGAGTATCAGCTGGGATCGTTCGTCACTCCGACGGTAGAAGGCATTGACGAGAATATCTTGTTGCCCGGGAAAACGAAGACGATCGAACTAACTAAATCGGAACTGAAGGAGTATCTCTCCTCACATCAGTTCCCGATACAGTTCCGTTCAGAACTACACTGGAACGACGAGATGTCGGAATTCGACTTTTGACCTCTACGGTCCGGGCTGTGCCTGAGCGCCGCTGGCCGCAACGGAGCCGGCCTGTGATAACAGCAGCGTGATCGTGAAGAGCGCGCCGATCATTCGCGGGTGGTCTGCGAGGTACGCCTTGAATGAGTCAGTGGATGACATTGCACTTCGTACCTCGGTGGGCGATAATATCAATATATCTTAATCTTTCCTATAAATTAATGTATTATGTTACTAATAATTTGGTCGTCGAAACTATTGAGTAATTAAGGTTCGTCGGCGTCCTCCTCGTCCGGTGGTCGGCTAGACAGCCGATCGAACCGGTCCTGGGCGCTCTCTTTCCGATCCTCGGTCTCGTCGGGTCGGTGTGTGAGTTCGACGACGCGGTCGTCCTCGACGCGCACCGTCAGGACGGCGTCGACGCGTCGGGCGTCCGACGGCAGTCGGTCGCGGTCGAGGACGACGTCGCCGACGACGCTCCCGTCGCGTTCGAGCAACACGACGGCCTGGTCCTCCTCGAACCGGTCGACGACTCCGGTGTACTCGGTCATTCGTACGACCTCCGTACCACGCGCTCGCCCTCGTCGTTTCGGATCGTCACGGTGTCGCCGCCGTTGTTCCAGACGGGGCGGCCGGCGTCCCAGTAGAGATCCGTCTCGGAGTCGGTCCCGTCGCCGCTGTGGACCGTGACGGTCTCGCCGGGGTCGAGCGCGACGCCGTCCGGGATCCTGTACGTCTCTCCCGACCCGTCCGATATCGTCCATCCGGAGAGGTCCAGCGTTTCGTCGCCGGCGTTTTCCAAGACGACGTACTCGTCGTTCAGGTTCTCCCAGTCGTCGCCCGCGGCGTCGGCGTTGATCTCGGCGATCCGCACGTCCGTCCCGCCGTCGGCGGCAGTGGTCGTGGCGGACTCCGTCGTGGTGGCTGCGTCCGTCGTCGTGGTCTCCGTCGCGGTTCGCTCCCCTCCGCCTCCGTCGACGAGGGTCGCGCGCGTGACGAAGTCGCTCTCGTTCCCCGGCGCGACCGCGGGTTCGCCACGGAGGCGGAGGGGTTCGGTCGTCGCCGGCTGTCTCGTCCGCACGGTGATCTCGGCCCCGTCGCTTTCGGCCACGACGTCGCCGTGGACCGCGGTCCAGAACGTCGGGATCAGCCGCTCGTCGAGCCGTCGGAGCGTCTCGTTGTTCGGATGGCCGTATCGCGAGTCGT
Encoded here:
- a CDS encoding DUF3006 domain-containing protein, with product MTEYTGVVDRFEEDQAVVLLERDGSVVGDVVLDRDRLPSDARRVDAVLTVRVEDDRVVELTHRPDETEDRKESAQDRFDRLSSRPPDEEDADEP
- a CDS encoding DUF7503 family protein, coding for MSSTDSFKAYLADHPRMIGALFTITLLLSQAGSVAASGAQAQPGP